One window of Anaerolineales bacterium genomic DNA carries:
- the ssnA gene encoding putative aminohydrolase SsnA, whose protein sequence is METRFENGIVVTLGKNNRVIWNGSVITDGENIVAVGTTSEMKKKYPNAKSVDCTNKVILPAFICAHHHFYSTFARGMFIPGDPASNFVEVLERLWWKVDRAIVGDDILLSAQIPLIECIRNGTTTIIDHHASPSAGDGSLDMIESAVRQAGVRASLCYEVSDRNQHGEGIKENERFIKKVGKGDGQIAAMMGLHASFTVDDETAERCVGIAKDAGVGCHIHVAEDAADRKDSLDKYGIPTVERLHRLGMTGEKSIFVHCVHIDESEMDTIATTNTIVVHNPESNMNNAVGVTKLLKLLARGILVGLGTDGMNSDMLTQMRCAYLLHRLDNQDPRVAFMEAPQLLLQNNADIVERQFGIRVGEIAAGRPADLAILDYHPPTPLTEANFLGHLIFGLVDATVDTTVCRGKILMQNKKILTMDEERIAARSRELAPVMWQRLQEL, encoded by the coding sequence ATGGAAACTCGATTCGAAAACGGTATTGTTGTGACCCTTGGTAAGAACAACCGCGTCATTTGGAACGGCTCGGTAATAACGGACGGCGAGAACATCGTCGCCGTTGGCACCACGTCAGAGATGAAAAAGAAATATCCAAACGCCAAATCAGTGGACTGCACGAACAAGGTCATCCTCCCAGCCTTCATCTGTGCTCACCACCACTTTTACTCCACCTTCGCGCGCGGCATGTTCATCCCCGGCGATCCCGCGTCCAACTTTGTGGAAGTTCTCGAGCGATTGTGGTGGAAAGTGGACCGCGCCATTGTCGGTGATGATATCCTGCTCTCGGCGCAAATCCCGCTCATCGAGTGCATCCGCAATGGGACAACCACCATCATCGACCACCATGCCTCACCATCGGCAGGCGACGGTTCGCTCGACATGATCGAGTCAGCTGTAAGACAGGCTGGCGTGCGTGCCTCGCTGTGCTATGAAGTTTCAGATCGCAACCAGCACGGAGAAGGAATCAAAGAGAACGAACGGTTCATCAAAAAGGTTGGCAAGGGCGATGGCCAGATCGCAGCCATGATGGGGCTGCATGCCTCTTTCACAGTGGACGATGAGACGGCCGAGCGATGCGTCGGTATTGCAAAGGATGCGGGTGTCGGCTGTCACATCCATGTCGCGGAAGATGCTGCAGATCGAAAAGATTCGCTCGATAAGTACGGCATCCCAACCGTGGAGCGGCTCCACAGGCTGGGCATGACTGGCGAAAAGTCCATCTTTGTCCATTGCGTCCACATTGACGAATCTGAAATGGACACCATCGCAACTACAAACACAATCGTGGTCCACAATCCTGAATCGAACATGAACAATGCGGTCGGTGTGACGAAATTACTTAAACTGCTTGCCAGGGGAATCCTGGTCGGGCTCGGCACAGACGGCATGAACTCGGACATGCTCACACAAATGCGCTGCGCCTACCTGCTCCATCGACTCGATAACCAAGACCCGCGCGTAGCCTTCATGGAAGCACCGCAACTGCTCCTCCAAAACAACGCGGATATCGTGGAGCGTCAATTCGGGATCCGCGTTGGAGAGATCGCCGCAGGACGGCCCGCCGATCTGGCAATCCTGGATTATCACCCGCCCACGCCGTTGACCGAAGCCAATTTCCTCGGTCACCTCATCTTCGGGCTTGTGGATGCAACGGTGGACACCACGGTCTGCCGGGGGAAGATCTTGATGCAAAACAAGAAGATTCTCACCATGGATGAAGAGCGAATTGCGGCACGATCACGCGAACTCGCTCCTGTAATGTGGCAACGATTACAAGAGCTGTAA
- a CDS encoding LLM class flavin-dependent oxidoreductase — MERVALYLQDSHNLRDGLDYARYAEQRGFEAVWQAESRLVRDAIVPMAAYAAVTEHLKVGSGVINNWTRNIGLLAATFLTLDDLAPNRVICGLGAWWDPLAKNVGIDRKKPLTAMKETVTVMRKLLNMERVTFDGEFVRVNSIELDVVYGRREPRNVPIMIGATGDQMMELTGEVADGAVLNYCVAPEYNDKAMELLEKGLKKSGRKMEGFDRPQLIVCSVDEDHDKAIDYTKMLLCQYIAQQPHIAKASNVSDGVVQEIQSILGWPATKEQIMKAKDLVPNELVYKITASGTPEEAKSKVEEYKKRGCTCPILYPVGGNFKLLIDTFAQK; from the coding sequence ATGGAACGTGTCGCTTTATACCTGCAAGATTCCCATAACCTGCGCGATGGATTGGACTACGCCCGTTACGCGGAACAACGCGGTTTTGAAGCTGTCTGGCAGGCCGAGTCGCGCCTTGTGCGCGATGCCATCGTCCCCATGGCTGCCTATGCAGCAGTGACCGAGCACCTCAAGGTCGGTTCAGGCGTGATCAACAACTGGACGCGGAATATCGGTCTGCTCGCCGCCACCTTTCTGACTCTCGACGACCTCGCGCCGAATCGGGTCATCTGCGGACTTGGCGCATGGTGGGATCCACTGGCAAAAAATGTCGGCATCGACCGCAAGAAACCGCTGACCGCCATGAAAGAAACAGTGACAGTGATGAGAAAACTCCTCAACATGGAGCGCGTTACCTTCGACGGTGAATTTGTCCGTGTGAACAGCATCGAACTTGACGTGGTATACGGCAGGCGGGAGCCGCGCAATGTGCCGATCATGATCGGCGCAACCGGCGACCAAATGATGGAACTGACAGGTGAAGTGGCGGACGGAGCGGTGCTCAACTATTGCGTCGCCCCCGAGTACAACGACAAAGCCATGGAGCTTCTCGAAAAAGGATTGAAAAAATCCGGACGGAAAATGGAGGGCTTCGACCGTCCGCAGCTGATCGTCTGCTCGGTGGACGAGGATCACGACAAAGCCATCGACTACACCAAGATGCTCCTATGCCAATACATCGCCCAGCAGCCGCACATTGCGAAAGCCTCGAATGTCTCCGATGGCGTGGTGCAAGAGATTCAATCCATCCTTGGGTGGCCCGCCACCAAGGAACAGATCATGAAGGCGAAAGACCTGGTGCCGAATGAGTTGGTTTATAAGATCACTGCCTCCGGCACACCCGAAGAAGCCAAATCCAAGGTGGAAGAGTACAAAAAGCGCGGCTGCACCTGCCCCATTCTCTATCCCGTCGGCGGCAATTTCAAACTACTAATCGATACATTCGCACAAAAGTAG
- a CDS encoding FtsX-like permease family protein produces MLKARWFKVINDLFGNKTRTLLIVLSMSVGLFALGIILSARTILADGLAESFAAIHPSSGTVRTIQLFDEDFLESIRKMKDVQEADARRNISARLLTKSGEWKNLTVFVIADYDDIRVNKVTSQSGAWPPPEREILIERAALPVIEAEVGDVVLIKFPNDVERRVRIAGAAYDPAQLPAQIDGTPYGYVTFDTLEWFGEPYGFNELHVIAVNAQDKAWAQRVVNRVKDKVEKSGYTIPLSMIAEPGQLPMNDVLNGILLLMGLLGVLSLFLSVFLVVNTVSAILTQQKRQIGVMKAVGGSSAQILGMYLVMVLAYGALALLIALPLGVYGAQALSAALAGFFNFDLYSMESPPETFAVQIAIGLILPVLASLVPFVTSLRISAAEAMSNYSMGRGRFGGNVIDRLLSGANLWFARGFSIRSVLLSIRNTFRNKGRLILTLITLTLGSATFISVFNVRASLSSTVEDMIKWFNCDSMLALDRSYRADRIQSEAESIPGVVGTDVWIQLPARLIRDDGSESGLIYMFAPTVHPDSLIVSPSLAEGRWLASGDENAVVVPSAMLLDEPEMKLGGDILLKVDGEEHTFKIVGTFKGMAFLPIMYVNYEYMTKITNRIGETDALMIALERHDPAYVDSVTRLVEERLEFVGVKIGLATTINTERRDAEASFDAIVSLLLTMAVLLALVGGLGLMGTMSINVLERTREIGVLRAIGASNRSVALVFIREGVVIGLMSWAMGAVFAIPMTQGLNQALGQAVMGTALTYTYSMPGFWMWLGIVIFLSMLASFIPARNASRLTVREVLAYE; encoded by the coding sequence ATGCTTAAAGCGCGCTGGTTCAAGGTTATCAACGACCTGTTTGGCAACAAGACCCGCACGTTGTTGATCGTGCTTTCGATGTCCGTCGGTTTGTTCGCGCTGGGGATCATCTTGAGCGCACGGACGATCCTCGCCGATGGGCTTGCGGAAAGTTTTGCCGCCATTCATCCCTCCAGCGGCACGGTGCGGACGATCCAATTGTTCGACGAGGATTTTCTTGAATCCATTCGCAAAATGAAGGATGTGCAGGAGGCGGATGCGCGCAGGAACATCTCGGCGCGGCTCCTGACAAAATCCGGCGAGTGGAAGAACCTTACGGTGTTTGTCATTGCCGATTACGACGATATTCGCGTGAATAAGGTCACTTCGCAGAGCGGAGCCTGGCCCCCGCCCGAGCGCGAGATATTGATCGAGCGGGCGGCATTGCCTGTAATCGAGGCGGAAGTAGGCGATGTGGTCTTGATCAAATTTCCGAACGACGTCGAGCGCAGGGTCCGCATTGCCGGGGCGGCGTATGATCCCGCCCAGTTGCCCGCTCAGATCGACGGGACGCCGTACGGATACGTTACCTTCGATACGTTGGAATGGTTTGGCGAGCCGTATGGTTTCAATGAACTGCATGTGATTGCCGTCAATGCGCAGGATAAAGCATGGGCTCAAAGAGTCGTCAACCGCGTGAAAGACAAGGTCGAAAAATCCGGCTACACAATTCCGTTGAGCATGATCGCCGAACCAGGACAACTCCCCATGAACGATGTGCTGAACGGCATCCTTTTATTGATGGGACTGCTCGGTGTGTTGTCCTTGTTCCTCAGCGTTTTTCTCGTGGTCAACACGGTGTCCGCCATACTTACGCAGCAAAAACGTCAGATCGGTGTGATGAAAGCGGTGGGCGGGAGCTCGGCTCAGATCTTGGGCATGTATCTCGTCATGGTCCTGGCTTATGGCGCACTGGCTTTGTTGATAGCGCTTCCGCTTGGCGTTTATGGCGCGCAGGCATTGAGCGCCGCGCTGGCTGGATTTTTCAATTTCGACCTTTACTCGATGGAATCGCCGCCGGAAACATTTGCCGTTCAAATTGCGATCGGGCTGATCCTGCCGGTTCTGGCTTCGCTTGTTCCGTTCGTTACCAGTTTGCGCATCAGCGCCGCAGAGGCGATGAGCAATTACTCGATGGGCCGTGGTCGGTTCGGCGGGAATGTGATCGACAGGCTGCTTTCTGGCGCGAATTTATGGTTTGCGCGCGGTTTTTCGATCAGGTCGGTCTTGTTGTCCATCCGGAATACGTTTAGGAATAAGGGCCGGCTGATTCTGACATTGATCACGCTCACGCTCGGGTCCGCGACGTTCATCAGCGTGTTCAATGTGCGCGCATCCCTTTCGAGCACCGTCGAGGATATGATCAAATGGTTCAACTGCGATTCGATGCTCGCCCTTGACCGTTCCTACCGCGCGGATCGGATTCAAAGCGAGGCGGAATCCATTCCGGGAGTGGTCGGGACCGATGTGTGGATTCAGCTTCCGGCGCGTTTGATCCGGGACGATGGGAGCGAAAGCGGCTTGATCTACATGTTCGCTCCGACGGTTCATCCCGATAGTTTGATCGTTTCCCCGTCCCTTGCCGAAGGAAGATGGCTTGCCTCGGGTGATGAGAATGCAGTGGTCGTTCCCTCCGCCATGCTCCTGGATGAACCTGAGATGAAACTTGGCGGGGATATCCTCCTGAAGGTCGACGGCGAGGAACATACATTCAAGATTGTCGGAACGTTCAAGGGAATGGCGTTTCTTCCCATCATGTACGTCAATTACGAGTACATGACGAAGATCACAAACCGCATCGGTGAAACGGACGCACTGATGATCGCACTGGAACGGCATGACCCTGCCTATGTCGATTCCGTGACGCGCCTTGTCGAAGAACGGCTGGAATTTGTGGGCGTCAAGATCGGGCTTGCGACCACCATCAATACGGAACGGCGCGATGCAGAGGCATCCTTCGATGCCATTGTCTCTCTTCTTCTGACCATGGCGGTTTTGCTGGCGCTGGTCGGCGGACTCGGTTTGATGGGGACGATGAGCATCAACGTTTTAGAGCGGACGCGCGAGATCGGGGTCCTCAGGGCGATCGGCGCATCGAACCGGAGCGTGGCACTGGTCTTTATCCGCGAAGGGGTTGTCATCGGTTTGATGAGTTGGGCGATGGGTGCGGTTTTTGCTATCCCCATGACTCAAGGACTCAACCAGGCGCTCGGGCAGGCAGTGATGGGAACCGCTTTGACGTACACCTATTCCATGCCGGGGTTTTGGATGTGGCTGGGAATCGTGATATTCCTGAGCATGCTTGCCAGTTTCATTCCCGCGCGCAACGCGTCTCGTTTGACAGTCCGTGAAGTGTTGGCCTACGAATAA
- a CDS encoding ABC transporter ATP-binding protein, whose protein sequence is MNSSTDSPLIELRSAVKVYESLAGSVTALDHIDLAVLPGEFLIVTGKSGSGKTTLVNIMTGLDRATSGEIWVNGEPIHKYGPERAAKVRGRTLGVVFQSFELLPTLTVLQNVMLPMDFAKRYPIWEQRRRAMSLLEEVDIADHAKKLPTALSGGQQQRLAIARAMANDPAILVADEPTGSLDSATAAVIMDIFERLVQERHTVFMVTHDEDIARRGSRIITLSDGQIIGMKESVHA, encoded by the coding sequence ATGAATTCGTCAACCGATAGCCCATTAATCGAATTGCGTTCTGCGGTCAAGGTCTATGAAAGCCTTGCCGGTTCCGTTACCGCGCTCGATCACATCGATCTGGCAGTTCTCCCCGGGGAATTCTTGATCGTCACGGGAAAATCCGGCAGCGGCAAGACCACGCTGGTTAATATTATGACCGGCCTGGACCGCGCCACTTCAGGCGAGATATGGGTGAATGGAGAACCGATTCACAAGTACGGTCCTGAACGAGCCGCGAAGGTTCGCGGCAGGACGCTGGGTGTCGTTTTTCAATCTTTCGAATTGCTTCCAACCCTCACCGTTCTCCAAAACGTCATGCTGCCCATGGATTTTGCGAAACGATACCCGATCTGGGAGCAGCGCAGGCGTGCCATGTCCCTCCTTGAAGAGGTGGATATTGCCGATCATGCGAAAAAACTTCCAACCGCGCTTTCGGGCGGCCAGCAGCAAAGGCTTGCCATTGCGCGCGCCATGGCGAACGATCCCGCCATTCTCGTCGCAGATGAACCTACGGGTAGTCTCGATTCAGCCACCGCGGCGGTGATCATGGATATATTTGAACGTCTCGTACAGGAGAGGCATACTGTCTTCATGGTCACTCATGACGAAGATATCGCCAGACGCGGCTCGCGAATCATCACGTTATCCGACGGGCAGATCATTGGCATGAAGGAATCCGTCCATGCTTAA
- a CDS encoding ABC transporter ATP-binding protein: MIRLNPSAIGSGIEDNKELVDLCNVVKTYRSSAGTFTALKGIDLKVEPGAFVSIIGKSGSGKSTLINVITGIDKPTSGEVFVDNHPIHEFSEEEIALWRGRSIGVIFQFFQLLPTLTAVENILLAMDYGSRYPRPDRADQAMRLLELVGMADHAHHLPSALSGGGQQCVAIARALANDPVLLTADEPTGNLDSKSTEMIFRLFETLVESGKTILMVTHDSDLARRARRTIRLVDGRIQDEFVNR; the protein is encoded by the coding sequence ATGATTCGTCTCAATCCATCGGCGATCGGTTCAGGTATCGAAGACAACAAGGAATTGGTTGACCTGTGCAACGTGGTGAAAACGTACCGTAGTTCGGCAGGCACGTTCACAGCCTTGAAGGGGATCGATCTGAAGGTCGAGCCGGGGGCGTTCGTTTCCATTATCGGGAAATCCGGCAGCGGAAAATCCACGCTGATCAACGTCATTACCGGGATCGACAAACCCACCTCCGGCGAGGTCTTTGTGGATAACCATCCCATTCACGAATTTAGTGAAGAGGAGATCGCGCTCTGGCGCGGGCGCTCCATTGGCGTGATATTCCAGTTCTTTCAGCTCCTCCCAACCCTCACCGCAGTCGAAAATATTTTGCTGGCAATGGATTACGGTTCGCGATATCCCCGCCCTGATCGTGCCGATCAGGCCATGCGCCTGCTTGAACTGGTTGGCATGGCGGATCATGCCCATCATCTGCCGAGCGCGTTATCCGGCGGCGGACAACAATGTGTGGCGATCGCCCGCGCGCTGGCAAATGACCCCGTCCTGCTCACAGCGGACGAGCCCACTGGCAACCTTGATTCCAAATCCACCGAGATGATCTTCCGTTTGTTCGAAACCCTTGTCGAGTCGGGTAAGACGATATTGATGGTCACACACGACAGCGATCTCGCCCGGCGCGCCCGGCGAACGATACGCCTGGTGGATGGAAGGATTCAGGATGAATTCGTCAACCGATAG
- a CDS encoding PaaI family thioesterase yields the protein MPKIKQANSRHCFVCGLENPVGLHLHFYETGPGEVETQYVAPSHFQGYPGVLHGGIVAAIIDEVTGRAYLGSDPQKPRFMFTGKLEVKYRKNVPVEKLLKIIGKTGKDKGRVAEAWAGIYDAETEELLAEGTGMHINVSKDQFDMSKLEELGWRVYPE from the coding sequence ATGCCAAAAATAAAACAAGCCAATTCACGACATTGCTTCGTCTGCGGGCTGGAAAACCCGGTGGGATTGCATCTGCATTTCTACGAAACCGGGCCCGGCGAGGTGGAAACCCAATACGTCGCGCCAAGCCATTTTCAAGGTTATCCCGGCGTCTTACACGGCGGGATCGTTGCCGCCATCATCGATGAGGTCACCGGGCGGGCCTACTTGGGGAGCGACCCGCAAAAACCGCGCTTTATGTTCACGGGAAAGCTCGAAGTGAAGTATCGCAAAAACGTTCCCGTGGAAAAGTTATTGAAGATCATTGGAAAGACCGGGAAAGACAAGGGCAGGGTCGCCGAAGCGTGGGCGGGAATCTACGATGCCGAAACAGAGGAATTGCTTGCAGAAGGCACAGGGATGCACATCAATGTGTCAAAAGACCAATTCGATATGAGCAAGCTGGAAGAACTGGGCTGGAGAGTTTATCCAGAGTAA
- a CDS encoding RNA polymerase sigma factor has translation MTTLMNMKIKDRDEDDLARKAITDVDAFAELYRQHVTRVYRYHMAHIGNIKDAEDLTSQTFIAAMEGIRSFRGEGSFAAWIMGIASKKRSMFFRGNMHEVPLEAAEQYPTPNLPTDKAAMARIRLEAIAQALRQITHERAEAITLIYFGGLNYAEASRVMNKNEAAVKMLVSRGLHDLRERTSLRMEVEE, from the coding sequence ATGACCACCCTAATGAACATGAAAATCAAGGACCGTGATGAAGACGACCTGGCGCGCAAAGCGATCACGGATGTGGACGCTTTCGCGGAGCTGTACCGCCAGCACGTGACCAGGGTCTATCGTTATCACATGGCGCACATCGGCAATATCAAGGACGCCGAAGACCTGACCTCACAAACGTTTATTGCGGCAATGGAGGGGATACGCTCGTTTCGGGGCGAAGGCTCGTTCGCGGCATGGATCATGGGAATCGCCTCAAAGAAGCGATCGATGTTCTTTCGCGGAAACATGCACGAGGTTCCGTTGGAGGCGGCGGAGCAATATCCAACCCCGAACCTACCGACGGACAAAGCCGCCATGGCGCGCATCCGGCTCGAAGCCATCGCCCAGGCGCTCCGCCAGATCACGCATGAACGGGCTGAAGCCATAACACTGATCTATTTCGGAGGATTGAATTACGCGGAAGCTTCGCGCGTGATGAACAAGAACGAAGCAGCCGTCAAAATGCTTGTCTCTCGCGGATTGCATGACCTGCGCGAGAGAACCTCCCTCAGAATGGAGGTGGAAGAATGA
- a CDS encoding LysM peptidoglycan-binding domain-containing protein, translated as MNEFDKNNEIEKYLEESADQIRPNLVFKAELEEKLRAAHRPKKNLQSLFRGIQAQGMGRTTANLFSALTGIVALAAVIVFMVWIFQELRPHENFGSSEGFVCPVTPPNGSLPPGETVESQYYLGNGELWTTLWPDGKIIMQSHNVEPDGSFAMKWSFVRGDDVSGALTVEGRRLDAEAEPLRAFITDGYGDTGLQILALIFPTTGCWEVTGRVGEASLTFVTEVVYQIDATPVAEATPGVIIDPNATPSNTSAGGYDFRGGKLFLAQPLPESPTSANVYAYITDAPATAEQARALADQFGLQGDLYTTPFPQLPDRTGYVISDGKRLLTIYTANYFTYSADVQTTSRGFYGASNANAESIIRDFLTKHGFDFAYRVSEDGNGMYSVHQLSPDGMPMMFDTFTMWVSRITLGKDGEVAYAEFNLMNYDPTPIGSYGIINAQDALDAVLSGDAQTGTLETGYGPSTEPPLVWHREYPDNEHVTISASLTKYDSTQNDGRSLLLLDGIQAIGETAELETLNNYMFVVVTGQFVFENGVRKFSVEELETSIPQMNIAGSLRNESGEIIIRGDGGDEYIVLDPPTDLPLNTDTEKSYLNIGGILTDGKLDWSSIQFYADINSMGGGGGGGGYGFYPLNLSGTPIPFPTLAATEERYTPEELAAFLQYTVKDGDTLESIAAEFNISAEDIMSANYLTDHEIGAGWVLVLPGVPAPARFDGVEGVVEHTVFVKPDGRERTEYTFILKENGQYYHLEGENLDDLLRVENLPVAIWGSIRYDTAGFPRLSLEKFEELYPGLEFQVLRGIQELRDYNGTQLVLFNHEGETYVQLVPSGASADSNYYPDGEILIQALIVPGETFAGYPTVRVFYSSPAIDPSSGQPLELPSMADMDRPLPDPFGNNDNYVPPDLVIETVELVYYTMDPLMQYDSPGPASSPQYVQPVWHLHGRYTNGGEADILVQALKREFLSPFASP; from the coding sequence ATGAACGAATTCGACAAGAATAACGAGATCGAAAAATACCTCGAGGAAAGCGCGGATCAGATACGACCAAACCTCGTCTTCAAAGCGGAACTGGAGGAAAAACTCCGCGCGGCGCACAGACCGAAGAAAAATCTTCAATCGCTTTTCAGGGGGATTCAAGCCCAAGGAATGGGAAGAACGACGGCAAACCTCTTTTCGGCCCTGACTGGAATCGTCGCCCTTGCCGCGGTGATCGTGTTCATGGTGTGGATCTTCCAGGAACTGCGCCCGCATGAAAATTTCGGCAGCAGCGAAGGCTTCGTTTGCCCGGTCACACCCCCGAACGGCAGCCTGCCTCCCGGCGAGACGGTCGAGTCGCAATATTATCTCGGTAACGGCGAATTATGGACGACGCTCTGGCCTGATGGAAAGATCATCATGCAGTCACACAACGTGGAGCCAGACGGCTCGTTTGCGATGAAGTGGAGTTTCGTGCGTGGGGATGACGTTTCGGGCGCGTTGACCGTCGAAGGGCGGCGGCTCGACGCCGAAGCCGAACCTTTACGCGCCTTCATCACGGACGGCTACGGCGACACCGGGCTGCAAATCCTTGCCTTGATCTTCCCCACTACAGGCTGTTGGGAGGTGACCGGTCGTGTCGGCGAAGCTTCGCTGACCTTTGTGACCGAGGTGGTCTACCAGATCGATGCGACCCCGGTCGCTGAAGCAACGCCTGGCGTGATCATCGACCCGAACGCCACACCCAGCAACACCTCAGCAGGCGGCTACGACTTCCGCGGCGGGAAGTTGTTCCTTGCACAGCCACTGCCCGAGTCACCTACCAGTGCAAATGTATACGCTTACATCACAGATGCGCCAGCCACCGCCGAGCAGGCGCGCGCGCTGGCAGATCAGTTCGGGCTGCAAGGCGATCTTTATACAACTCCGTTCCCCCAGTTACCGGATCGGACCGGGTATGTGATCTCGGATGGGAAACGCCTGCTGACGATCTATACCGCGAATTATTTTACCTACTCTGCAGACGTTCAAACAACGAGCCGCGGCTTCTATGGCGCGTCCAATGCAAACGCCGAATCCATCATCAGAGACTTCCTGACAAAGCACGGCTTCGACTTCGCCTATCGAGTCTCAGAGGACGGAAATGGAATGTACTCCGTTCATCAGCTTTCGCCGGATGGCATGCCGATGATGTTCGACACATTCACCATGTGGGTCTCACGCATCACGCTCGGCAAGGACGGCGAAGTCGCCTATGCGGAATTCAACCTTATGAACTACGACCCGACCCCGATCGGAAGCTACGGCATCATCAACGCCCAGGACGCCCTCGACGCGGTGCTTTCGGGAGACGCACAGACAGGCACGTTGGAGACGGGCTACGGACCGAGCACCGAGCCGCCGCTGGTTTGGCACAGGGAATATCCCGATAACGAGCACGTCACCATTTCAGCCAGCCTAACAAAATACGACTCCACCCAGAATGACGGACGCTCCCTGCTGCTCCTGGATGGCATCCAAGCCATTGGCGAGACAGCCGAGTTGGAAACCCTGAACAATTATATGTTTGTCGTAGTCACGGGCCAGTTCGTGTTCGAGAATGGTGTCCGCAAATTCAGCGTGGAAGAATTGGAGACCAGCATACCGCAGATGAATATCGCGGGCTCCCTTCGCAATGAGAGCGGTGAGATCATCATCCGGGGCGATGGCGGCGATGAATACATCGTTCTCGACCCGCCCACAGACCTGCCGCTGAACACAGACACTGAAAAATCCTACCTTAACATTGGCGGTATCCTCACGGATGGAAAATTGGATTGGTCGTCGATCCAATTCTATGCCGACATCAACAGCATGGGCGGAGGCGGAGGCGGGGGCGGTTACGGCTTCTATCCGCTCAACTTAAGCGGAACCCCGATTCCCTTCCCCACGCTTGCCGCAACTGAAGAGAGGTACACTCCCGAAGAGCTTGCCGCCTTTTTGCAATACACTGTCAAAGATGGCGATACATTGGAAAGCATCGCTGCCGAGTTCAACATTTCTGCCGAAGACATCATGAGCGCCAACTACCTGACCGATCATGAAATCGGCGCGGGATGGGTGCTTGTTCTGCCGGGCGTTCCAGCTCCCGCAAGGTTCGACGGCGTTGAAGGTGTGGTCGAGCATACGGTTTTTGTAAAACCGGACGGACGCGAACGAACAGAGTACACCTTCATACTCAAAGAGAACGGGCAGTATTACCATCTCGAAGGTGAGAACCTCGACGATCTCCTGCGGGTTGAAAACCTACCCGTCGCGATCTGGGGAAGCATCCGCTACGATACCGCCGGATTCCCGCGTCTAAGCCTTGAAAAGTTCGAGGAACTTTACCCCGGTTTGGAATTCCAGGTCTTGAGAGGTATCCAAGAGTTGAGAGATTACAACGGCACCCAGCTTGTCCTCTTCAACCACGAAGGCGAGACTTATGTTCAACTCGTCCCGAGCGGCGCTTCTGCGGATTCGAATTATTATCCGGACGGCGAGATCCTCATCCAGGCTTTGATCGTGCCAGGTGAGACCTTTGCGGGATACCCCACGGTGCGCGTGTTCTATTCCTCCCCTGCGATCGACCCCAGCTCGGGACAGCCGCTCGAACTGCCTTCAATGGCTGACATGGACCGCCCCCTGCCGGACCCGTTCGGGAACAACGACAATTACGTCCCGCCCGATCTCGTTATCGAGACTGTTGAGCTGGTGTATTACACCATGGATCCGTTGATGCAATATGATTCGCCGGGACCAGCGAGCAGCCCGCAATACGTTCAACCTGTATGGCACCTGCACGGCCGTTACACTAACGGCGGCGAAGCAGACATCCTTGTGCAGGCATTGAAGCGGGAATTCCTCTCGCCCTTTGCTTCGCCATAA
- a CDS encoding trimeric intracellular cation channel family protein, with product MDQILFILTYIAVTASSVSGALEARKHQMDIVGATTIAYVNAFGGGTLRDMMLGRTPVFWIDDPWLTVTTFVFAIITFYRLDTLSKRLLIVADAIGLSIFSILGATYALQLNISPIVAILMGVVTGIFGGVLRDVLSNRIPNVFRQSTELYATCSFIGTSLFIVLDAFEINALFASLTGAVIVFILRLFAVGFKVTLPPP from the coding sequence ATGGACCAGATTCTTTTTATCCTGACCTACATTGCTGTCACAGCCTCATCCGTATCAGGCGCGCTTGAAGCCCGCAAACACCAGATGGACATTGTCGGCGCAACGACCATCGCTTATGTAAACGCCTTCGGCGGTGGAACCCTGCGAGATATGATGCTCGGCCGCACTCCGGTCTTCTGGATCGACGACCCCTGGCTGACTGTCACCACCTTTGTCTTCGCGATCATTACGTTCTATCGGCTCGATACCTTATCGAAACGACTGCTCATTGTGGCAGACGCCATCGGTCTCAGTATTTTCAGCATCCTCGGCGCGACCTACGCCCTGCAATTGAATATCTCCCCTATCGTGGCGATCCTAATGGGCGTAGTCACGGGTATCTTTGGCGGCGTGCTGCGCGATGTTCTCAGCAACCGCATTCCCAACGTGTTCCGCCAAAGCACTGAACTCTATGCAACCTGTTCGTTCATCGGGACCAGCCTTTTCATCGTTCTTGACGCATTTGAGATAAATGCCTTATTTGCATCGCTCACCGGCGCGGTAATTGTATTCATCCTGCGGCTTTTCGCCGTCGGCTTCAAAGTGACTCTCCCGCCTCCATAA